A segment of the Aromatoleum aromaticum EbN1 genome:
CGAGCGTCCCCTTGAGCTTCAGGTCGCCTTCGAGCTCGTGCTCGATTCTCGATCGGTACGAGACACCGATTTTCATCGACGGCGACGGCGTGAACAGCACGCCGATGTTCCAGCCCCACGCATCGGAGTCGACGTCGAGCGTCGCGAATGTCGTGGCGAGGCCGGGCGCGACCGCGGCGATGCGCTCGTACTCGGCTTCGGCGCGCTGCCAGTTCAGGCCGGCACCGAGCGAAAGCTTGTCATTGACGCGGTACGCGATCGACGGGTTGATGTTGTAAGTCTTGATCTCGAAGTTCAGCGACTGGGCGCCACCGACCCACGACTCGTCGTAATCCGTGACGAGGCCGAACGGGGCACCGAGGCCGACACCGACATACAGGTCCTTGTTCAGCGCCCACGACAGGTAGGCGTTCGGCAACGCCTCCCACCCGCCCGCGTCGTCGCCTTCGCCCCTGAGCACACCGCTTTGCGAGCCCTTGTCGCTGAACTCGAAGCTCGGCCGCACCGCCGTCACGCCGAACGACGCTTCGCGCGCCTGCAGCTGCGTCATGCCGGCCGGATTGAAGAAGATCGTCGCGGCGTTCTCGGCGACCGCCGCGGAGCCCGCGTAGGCGTTGCCGAGTCCGCTGGCGTTCTGCTCCATCAGCTGGAAACCGGCAGCCGAGGCCAGGCCGGACGCCATCGTCAGCAGCGCCGCCGGGACTGCCCGGGCAATCATCGTCGTATGCATGGGTGTGTCGCCTCCTTGTCATGCCATCAGCAAGTCTAGCACTGCATTCGCGAAGCCGCCGGGCTGCCCGGTGTCGCTCATTCGGCCGGCGGAACCGGTCGCTTGTTGCCGTGGTCGTCGAGCGCCACGTAGGTCAGCTTCGCCTCGGTGACTTTCACGACGAACAGGCTCTCGGGATTGCGCTCGGCGAACACCTGGACATCGACGGTGATCGACGTGCGCCCGACCGACACCACGTCGGCATAAAAGCTGACCAGGTCGCCGACCGAAACCGGCTGCTTGAACGTGAAGGCGTTGACCGCGACCGTCGCACAGCGGCCGCGCGCGCGGTAGTGCGCGGCGATGCCGCCCGCGATATCGACCATCGACATGATCCAGCCACCGAATACGTCGCCGGCGGGGTTGAGGTCCCCCGGCATCGGCATCACCCGCAGCGCCGGCTGGCGGTTCTTCGGCAATTTCACCGGGGTCGTTGAAACATCGGACATCAGCTCGTTTTCCAGGAATTCATCGGGCCGAAACGATAGCATCATCCCGGCGCGCCGATGCCGCGTCGAGCGGTTTTTCCCCGACGGACGCCAGATAGTGCAGCGGGCCGCCGGTGAAAGGCGCGAAGCCGGTGCCGAAGATCACGCCGGCATCGGCGAGATCCGCATCGGCGACGACGCCTTCATCGACGCATCGTCGCGTCGCGGCGAGGAGCGGTGCGACGATGCGCGCGGCGAGCCCCGCGGGGACAGTGTCGACCGGGGTTTTCTGCGCCTTGCCGTCGCTCCAGCGGTAATAGCCCTGGCCGGACTTCCTGCCGAGATGGCCGGCGGCGACGAGCTCCGCGAGCCGTTTCGGCACTGCGACTGCGCCCCCGCCGAGCGCCCTGCCGGCGGCGAGCGCGATATCGAGTCCGACCGTGTCAACGAGCTCGACGGGTCCCATCGGCATGCCGAACGCGACCAGCGCCGCGTCGACGGCTTCCGGCGCGACGCCTTCCTCGACGCAGCGCAGCGCTTCGAGCATGTATGGCCCGAGCACCGCGTTGACGAGGAAGCCCGGCGCGCTGCGGACCGGCAGCGGCAGCTTGTCGAGGCGGCGGACGAACGCCGCGGCGCGGTAGAGCGCGTCGGCATCCGACGCCTCGCCGGCGACGACTTCGACGAGCGGCATCTGCGCGACCGGGTTGAAGAAATGGATGCCGACGAGGCGCGCCGGGTTCGCGAGTTCCGCGCCGATGTCCTCGATGCGCAGGCTCGACGTGTTCGTCGCGAGCACGGCGTCGGGTCTGGCGCGGCGCTCGAGCTGTGCGAACAGCGCGCGCTTCGCGTCGAGATTCTCGAAGATCGCCTCGATGACGACATCGGCGCGC
Coding sequences within it:
- a CDS encoding OmpP1/FadL family transporter → MHTTMIARAVPAALLTMASGLASAAGFQLMEQNASGLGNAYAGSAAVAENAATIFFNPAGMTQLQAREASFGVTAVRPSFEFSDKGSQSGVLRGEGDDAGGWEALPNAYLSWALNKDLYVGVGLGAPFGLVTDYDESWVGGAQSLNFEIKTYNINPSIAYRVNDKLSLGAGLNWQRAEAEYERIAAVAPGLATTFATLDVDSDAWGWNIGVLFTPSPSMKIGVSYRSRIEHELEGDLKLKGTLAGRVPQTSNGKARADVDLPDTLIMSVAQKIDERWEMLGDLSWTGWSSIRKVDIDRRSGPLSGVTVQTLDTDYRDSWRVALGANYKLNDAWKLKFGVAYDQAPVRSRDRRLVALPDNDRTWYALGAQWKATKTTTLDVGGAYLYVRDTKIDNDQSAAGRGRVTGEYETDVWLFGAQYSMAF
- a CDS encoding acyl-CoA thioesterase, whose product is MSDVSTTPVKLPKNRQPALRVMPMPGDLNPAGDVFGGWIMSMVDIAGGIAAHYRARGRCATVAVNAFTFKQPVSVGDLVSFYADVVSVGRTSITVDVQVFAERNPESLFVVKVTEAKLTYVALDDHGNKRPVPPAE